Proteins encoded by one window of Pseudomonas coleopterorum:
- a CDS encoding histidine phosphatase family protein translates to MKILSNCVRQLKRYSYALPALLLAGTCSFLALEISDSRAESVDGTQTLVFLRHAEKPAGGLGQLNCQGLNRALNLAELLPERFGNADYVFAADPGRHVEEGENDESYSYLRPLMTISPSAIKLGLPVNIDYGANDTQDLARELMRDKYHNAVIYTAWSHGYLPELINEVAGRAVGQKMNITDDWKSDDFDSVYVLTLTWHDGKASLLSRNLKQGLDNGHTACPA, encoded by the coding sequence ATGAAAATCCTGAGCAACTGTGTCCGACAGTTGAAACGCTACTCCTACGCCTTGCCTGCCCTGCTGCTGGCGGGTACCTGCTCCTTCCTCGCCCTGGAAATCAGCGACAGCCGCGCCGAGTCGGTCGATGGCACGCAGACCCTGGTATTTCTGCGTCACGCCGAGAAACCTGCAGGTGGTCTTGGCCAGCTCAACTGCCAGGGGCTCAACCGTGCACTGAACCTGGCCGAGTTGCTGCCAGAGCGGTTCGGCAACGCCGATTACGTGTTCGCTGCCGACCCCGGCCGACATGTCGAGGAAGGCGAGAACGACGAATCCTACAGCTACCTGCGCCCACTCATGACCATCAGCCCCAGCGCCATCAAGCTCGGCCTGCCGGTGAACATCGACTACGGCGCCAACGACACCCAGGATCTGGCCCGGGAACTGATGCGCGACAAGTACCACAATGCGGTCATCTACACCGCCTGGTCGCATGGCTACCTGCCCGAGTTGATCAATGAGGTGGCTGGCCGAGCGGTGGGACAGAAGATGAACATCACCGATGACTGGAAATCCGACGATTTCGATTCGGTCTACGTGCTCACCCTGACCTGGCACGACGGCAAGGCCAGCCTGCTTTCACGCAACCTCAAGCAGGGCCTGGACAACGGCCACACCGCCTGCCCGGCCTAG
- a CDS encoding IclR family transcriptional regulator, whose translation MSNDNDRSGIQVISRAAAILRCLESEPDGLSLGAIAKRIDLPRSTVQRLVDALAHEELLKVQGAGGVCLGPALMRLASNSHVDLITQVRPYMEALTERTGETAVLVNRNGTHLMLLHSVVSPQPLRVAPSSGSFLSVYATSGGKALLAKMSDEAVVQLLGPVLEPLTPSTPDLPRLLEQLAEVRERGYACDANEHMMGVGAMAVALQTSQGQYALALVGPVWRVEAQHAFFREALFDTREALAGVLSAGLRASEPPSI comes from the coding sequence ATGAGCAACGACAACGACCGTAGCGGCATACAAGTCATCTCTCGGGCAGCGGCGATCCTGCGCTGCCTGGAAAGCGAGCCGGACGGCCTGAGCCTGGGCGCGATCGCCAAGCGCATCGACCTGCCCCGCTCCACGGTGCAACGGCTGGTCGACGCGCTGGCCCATGAGGAGCTGCTCAAGGTCCAAGGCGCCGGTGGGGTGTGCCTTGGCCCGGCATTGATGCGCCTGGCGTCGAACAGTCATGTCGACCTGATCACCCAGGTGCGTCCTTATATGGAGGCACTGACCGAGCGCACCGGAGAGACGGCAGTGCTGGTCAACCGCAACGGTACCCACCTGATGCTGCTGCATTCGGTGGTGTCGCCGCAGCCCTTGCGAGTAGCGCCCTCCTCCGGCAGCTTCCTCAGTGTCTACGCGACCTCGGGCGGCAAGGCATTGCTGGCCAAGATGAGCGACGAGGCCGTGGTGCAACTGCTCGGCCCGGTGCTGGAACCGCTGACCCCGAGCACGCCCGACTTGCCACGGTTGCTCGAACAACTGGCCGAGGTCCGCGAGCGGGGTTATGCCTGCGACGCTAATGAGCACATGATGGGTGTGGGCGCCATGGCCGTGGCCCTGCAGACCTCGCAAGGTCAGTACGCGCTGGCACTGGTGGGGCCGGTATGGCGGGTCGAGGCGCAGCATGCGTTCTTCCGTGAAGCGCTGTTCGACACTCGCGAGGCCCTGGCCGGCGTCCTCAGCGCAGGCTTGCGCGCCAGCGAGCCACCGTCAATTTGA
- a CDS encoding MFS transporter gives MSPPSPPVPAPFGWRLAIGLVGVLIAALTSGINDRVTDITLADLLGIYGFGHDEGTWISSAYAAAEVSAMLLAPWLAVTFSLRRFAIVVTVAFAGFGALCPFAPNLESLLLLRVLQGVAGGALPPLLMTAALRFLPWHIKLYGLSAYALTATFGPNLAMPLAALWTEGSDWRMVFWQIIPACLIGAACIAYGLPQDPLRLERFKQADWRGALLGTAGLSMLIIGLTQGERLDWLESPLIALLLIGAGMCLPLFLLNEWFHPLPLFKLQLLGRRNFAFGITTLCLFLFVGMAGSAIPAGYLTHIQGYRPLQTMPTALCIAIPQLLIAPLVAFVINRNWVDSRYVMAAGFGLLTLALLGGSQLTGEWIRDDFYLLQALHTFGQPMVVVPLLMIATGVIHPLEGPFASSMVNTLRGLSSVVAGVVLENFVTAREHLHSNTLLDQVGNSYQSLLPLYGEPAAELAGRVRAQAFVLSYSDAFLALLAFIAVLLVVLLTLPKRAYPPQPPVPS, from the coding sequence GTGTCCCCACCTTCACCTCCGGTTCCGGCGCCGTTCGGCTGGCGCCTGGCCATCGGGCTGGTCGGCGTGCTGATCGCCGCCCTGACCTCCGGCATCAACGACCGCGTCACCGACATCACCCTGGCTGACCTGCTGGGAATCTATGGCTTCGGCCACGACGAAGGCACATGGATCAGCTCTGCCTACGCGGCGGCCGAGGTGTCGGCGATGCTGCTGGCGCCCTGGTTGGCCGTGACCTTTTCGCTGCGGCGCTTCGCCATTGTGGTGACCGTGGCCTTTGCCGGCTTCGGCGCACTGTGCCCGTTCGCTCCCAACCTGGAAAGCCTGCTGCTGTTGCGTGTGCTTCAGGGTGTGGCCGGAGGCGCGCTGCCACCACTGCTGATGACCGCCGCACTGCGCTTCCTGCCATGGCATATCAAATTGTACGGGCTGTCGGCCTACGCGCTCACCGCGACCTTCGGACCGAACCTGGCCATGCCCCTCGCCGCGCTGTGGACCGAGGGCAGCGACTGGCGCATGGTGTTCTGGCAGATCATCCCGGCGTGCCTGATCGGTGCCGCGTGCATCGCCTACGGTCTGCCGCAGGACCCACTGCGGCTGGAGCGCTTCAAGCAGGCCGACTGGCGCGGTGCATTGCTGGGCACGGCCGGCCTGAGCATGCTGATCATCGGCCTGACCCAGGGCGAACGGCTGGACTGGCTGGAGTCGCCCTTGATTGCCTTGCTGCTGATCGGCGCCGGGATGTGCCTGCCGCTGTTTCTGCTCAACGAATGGTTTCACCCGCTGCCACTGTTCAAGCTGCAGTTGCTGGGGCGGCGCAATTTCGCCTTCGGCATCACCACGCTGTGCCTGTTCCTGTTCGTCGGCATGGCCGGCAGCGCGATTCCGGCGGGGTACCTGACTCACATTCAGGGCTATCGGCCGTTGCAGACCATGCCCACCGCGTTGTGCATTGCCATCCCGCAGTTGCTCATCGCGCCGCTGGTCGCGTTCGTGATCAACCGCAACTGGGTCGACTCGCGCTACGTGATGGCCGCCGGTTTCGGTCTGCTGACCCTGGCGCTGCTGGGTGGCTCGCAGCTCACCGGCGAATGGATTCGCGACGACTTCTACCTGTTGCAGGCGCTGCACACCTTCGGCCAGCCGATGGTGGTGGTGCCGCTGCTGATGATCGCCACCGGGGTCATCCATCCGCTGGAGGGGCCGTTCGCCTCGTCCATGGTCAATACCCTGCGCGGCTTGTCGTCGGTGGTCGCCGGCGTGGTGCTGGAAAACTTCGTCACCGCCCGTGAGCACCTGCATTCCAACACCTTGCTCGATCAGGTCGGCAACAGCTACCAGAGCCTCTTGCCGCTGTACGGCGAGCCGGCTGCCGAACTGGCCGGTCGCGTTCGCGCCCAGGCCTTCGTGCTCAGCTACAGCGACGCGTTCCTGGCGCTGCTGGCCTTCATCGCCGTGCTGCTGGTGGTGTTGCTGACCCTGCCCAAACGCGCCTATCCACCGCAACCCCCGGTACCGTCATGA
- a CDS encoding HlyD family secretion protein, translating to MKSVIKHRTAVFLIVAAILVCAAYGLYQVLHRSGVQSTDDAYIRADSVLVAPRVAGVVTEVLVQDNQSVKAGQLLARLDPRDYTASVAAARANVDAAQAQVKNLRASIERQAAVIDQASAATRATAASLKFAQANAQRYRNLSQAGAGTQEERQKAEAELQGWEASRDRDGASRVAAQRTLDVLKAELEVAEAAVDKDRSALEQAELNLSYTQILAPADGMIGQRSVRVGAYVAPGRPLLAVVPLHQAFVVANFRETQLAHMHANQRVDIHVDSIPDQVFRGHIDSVAPATGLSFAQISPDNATGNFTKVVQRIPVKVVFETDQPHLDRLRVGLSVVASVDTTQEP from the coding sequence ATGAAATCTGTCATCAAACATCGCACCGCTGTCTTTCTCATCGTTGCTGCCATCCTCGTCTGCGCCGCCTATGGGCTCTACCAGGTGCTGCACCGCAGCGGCGTACAGAGCACGGATGACGCCTACATCCGCGCCGATTCGGTGCTGGTGGCGCCGCGGGTGGCCGGGGTGGTCACCGAGGTGCTGGTGCAGGACAACCAGTCGGTCAAGGCCGGGCAGCTGCTGGCGCGCCTGGACCCGCGCGACTACACGGCCTCGGTGGCGGCGGCCCGGGCCAACGTCGATGCCGCGCAGGCGCAGGTGAAGAACCTGCGCGCCAGCATCGAGCGGCAGGCGGCGGTGATCGACCAGGCCAGCGCGGCCACGCGCGCCACCGCCGCTTCCCTGAAGTTCGCCCAGGCCAATGCCCAGCGTTACCGCAACCTGTCCCAGGCTGGCGCCGGCACTCAGGAAGAGCGGCAGAAGGCCGAGGCCGAGTTGCAGGGCTGGGAAGCCTCGCGTGACCGTGATGGCGCTTCACGGGTCGCCGCCCAGCGCACCCTGGATGTGCTCAAGGCCGAACTGGAAGTGGCCGAGGCGGCGGTGGACAAGGATCGCTCGGCGCTGGAACAGGCCGAGCTGAACCTGTCCTACACGCAAATCCTGGCACCGGCCGACGGCATGATCGGTCAGCGCTCGGTGCGTGTCGGTGCCTATGTCGCCCCCGGTCGACCCCTGCTGGCCGTGGTGCCGCTGCATCAGGCGTTCGTGGTGGCCAACTTCCGCGAGACGCAACTGGCGCACATGCACGCCAATCAGCGCGTAGACATTCATGTCGACAGCATTCCCGACCAGGTCTTTCGCGGCCACATCGACAGCGTCGCGCCGGCCACGGGTCTGTCGTTCGCGCAGATCAGCCCGGACAACGCCACCGGCAACTTCACCAAGGTGGTCCAGCGCATTCCGGTCAAGGTGGTGTTCGAAACCGATCAGCCCCATCTGGACCGGCTGCGCGTCGGCCTGTCGGTGGTCGCGTCGGTCGATACCACCCAGGAGCCATGA
- a CDS encoding efflux transporter outer membrane subunit encodes MRRALLALTLSSLAACSVGPDFQRPAAALPAQWQDSAGTRADAALDSAWWQQLGDPQLTALVTRAAKANLDIRSAAIRVQQSQALRQVSGSEQLPGLSARGGYQRERNSAEGLNDPSGQSGRAPFELWSGALDASWEVDLWGHVQRSVEMAEADVQFSQAQRDAVGLSIAARTATDYIRLRGVQARLAVARENLEIARQSQRLTQTRYENGVTTNLDTANAAALVATIEASLPVLQAQQDRLINALSYLLAEPPRALADELRTPRAIPDPAPDVPMGLPSELAQRRPDIQRSEAALHRATAAIGVAKADFYPRVSLGASFGFQALNGSDLGGWDSRSWSFGPSLYLPIFQGGRLTGTLELREHQQQEAALDYQRVVLAAWHEVDDAMSDYAAEQQHHAALSEAVRQNTVALGTARDRYNQGATDFINVLGVQRALLATQSQLVDSATAAAIDRVRLYRALGGGWPKDA; translated from the coding sequence ATGAGACGTGCATTGCTTGCCCTGACCTTGAGCAGCCTGGCCGCGTGCAGCGTCGGGCCGGACTTCCAACGCCCGGCAGCGGCGCTGCCTGCGCAGTGGCAGGACAGCGCCGGTACCCGCGCCGACGCCGCGCTGGACAGCGCCTGGTGGCAGCAGTTGGGCGACCCGCAATTGACCGCGCTGGTGACCCGCGCTGCCAAGGCCAACCTGGACATCCGTTCGGCGGCCATCCGCGTGCAGCAAAGCCAGGCCCTGCGCCAGGTCAGCGGCAGCGAGCAGTTGCCGGGGCTCAGCGCGCGCGGTGGCTACCAGCGCGAGCGCAACAGCGCCGAAGGCCTCAACGACCCGTCAGGGCAGAGCGGTCGAGCACCGTTCGAGCTGTGGAGCGGGGCGCTCGACGCCAGCTGGGAGGTCGACCTGTGGGGGCACGTCCAGCGCAGCGTCGAGATGGCCGAGGCCGATGTCCAGTTCAGCCAGGCTCAGCGCGACGCGGTCGGCCTGAGCATCGCCGCGCGCACGGCCACCGACTACATCCGCCTGCGTGGCGTGCAGGCGCGCCTGGCCGTGGCGCGGGAGAACCTGGAGATCGCCCGGCAGAGCCAGCGCCTGACCCAGACCCGCTACGAGAACGGCGTCACCACCAACCTGGACACCGCCAACGCCGCCGCCCTGGTGGCAACCATCGAAGCCTCGCTGCCCGTGCTGCAGGCGCAGCAGGACCGCTTGATCAATGCGCTGAGCTACCTGCTGGCCGAACCGCCGCGCGCCCTGGCCGACGAACTGCGCACCCCGCGCGCCATTCCCGACCCGGCGCCGGACGTACCCATGGGTCTGCCCTCGGAATTGGCCCAGCGCCGGCCCGACATCCAGCGCAGCGAGGCAGCATTGCATCGGGCCACGGCCGCCATTGGCGTGGCCAAGGCCGACTTCTATCCACGGGTGAGCCTGGGCGCCAGCTTCGGCTTTCAGGCCCTGAATGGCTCCGACCTGGGCGGCTGGGATTCACGCAGTTGGTCGTTCGGCCCCAGCCTGTACCTGCCGATCTTCCAGGGCGGACGGCTGACCGGCACACTGGAGCTGCGCGAACATCAGCAGCAGGAAGCGGCGCTGGACTACCAACGGGTGGTGCTGGCCGCCTGGCACGAGGTCGACGACGCCATGAGCGACTACGCCGCCGAACAGCAGCACCATGCTGCGTTGAGCGAGGCGGTGCGGCAGAACACGGTGGCCCTGGGTACCGCCCGCGACCGCTACAATCAGGGCGCGACCGACTTCATCAATGTGCTCGGTGTACAGCGTGCGCTGCTGGCCACACAAAGCCAGCTGGTGGACAGTGCCACTGCCGCGGCGATCGACCGCGTGCGTTTGTATCGGGCCCTCGGCGGCGGCTGGCCGAAAGACGCCTGA
- a CDS encoding RidA family protein produces MPDHVPLKLSNPPGLFDPAPYGYSHVAEVAGGSKLLFIAGQGGESLDSSISADFQLQAGQALANLRTALGAAGADYAHVAKLTVLIVDHDHERLAIWSDTLREAWGDAMTPACTLIPVPRLALDGMLIEVDAVAVMPQ; encoded by the coding sequence ATGCCCGACCACGTCCCGCTCAAGCTCAGCAATCCGCCCGGCCTGTTCGACCCGGCGCCCTATGGTTACTCCCATGTGGCCGAGGTCGCCGGTGGCAGCAAGTTGTTGTTCATCGCCGGGCAAGGCGGTGAAAGCCTGGACAGCAGCATTTCCGCGGACTTTCAGTTGCAGGCCGGGCAGGCCCTGGCCAACCTGCGCACCGCCCTCGGTGCAGCCGGTGCCGACTACGCCCACGTCGCCAAGCTGACCGTATTGATCGTCGACCACGACCATGAGCGCCTGGCCATCTGGAGCGACACCCTGCGCGAGGCGTGGGGCGATGCCATGACGCCAGCCTGCACCTTGATCCCGGTGCCACGCCTGGCCCTGGACGGCATGCTCATCGAAGTCGATGCGGTGGCGGTGATGCCGCAATGA
- the dld gene encoding D-lactate dehydrogenase: MSELISALRDIVGASHVLTDSAETERFRQGFRFGSGNALAVVRPGSLLEQWQVVKACVAADVIVIMQAANTGLTGGSTPDGGYDREVVIISTLRMRTVHVIEEGRQVICFPGSTLDQLEKVLKPLGREPHSVIGSSCIGASVFGGVCNNSGGSLVRRGPAYTQMAVYAQLGADGTLQLVNHLGVELGDTPEQILGTLDAQHYTAADIKADAGLGSDHGYAAYVREVDAPTPARFNADHQRLYEASGSAGKLAVFAVRLDTFAAERDTAVFYIGSNDTADLTQIRRHMLERFDELPIAGEYMHRDAYDVAAEYGKDTFLMIHHLGTQRLPKLFALKSRADTFLKRFPWLRANLADRVLQLVARCFPEHLPPRIREFRQRYEHYLMLKVSAGSVAPTQKLLEELFAGRDGDFFRCTAEEGSKAFLHRFAAAGAAVRYRAVHDREVEDIVALDIALARNDRQWFETLPADIDRQMIVKLYYGHFFCHVFHQDYILRKGSDCLAVEHRMWALLDERGAEYPAEHNVGHLYPAKPALKAFYQQLDPCNAFNPGVGQTSKCRHWHE; encoded by the coding sequence ATGAGCGAATTGATCAGCGCACTGCGCGACATCGTCGGCGCCAGCCATGTGCTCACCGACTCGGCCGAGACCGAACGCTTTCGTCAGGGTTTCCGCTTCGGCAGCGGCAACGCGCTGGCCGTGGTCCGCCCCGGCTCGCTGCTGGAGCAGTGGCAGGTGGTCAAGGCCTGCGTGGCGGCCGATGTGATCGTCATCATGCAGGCGGCCAACACCGGCCTGACCGGAGGTTCCACCCCCGACGGCGGTTACGACCGTGAAGTGGTGATCATCAGCACCTTGCGCATGCGCACGGTGCACGTGATCGAGGAGGGCCGTCAGGTCATCTGCTTCCCCGGCTCGACCCTCGATCAGCTGGAGAAGGTCCTCAAACCCTTGGGCCGCGAGCCCCATTCGGTGATCGGTTCCTCGTGCATCGGCGCGTCGGTGTTCGGCGGCGTCTGCAACAATTCGGGCGGCTCGCTCGTGCGTCGCGGACCGGCCTACACGCAGATGGCGGTGTACGCCCAGCTCGGCGCCGATGGCACCTTGCAACTGGTCAACCACCTGGGCGTCGAACTGGGCGATACGCCCGAGCAGATCCTCGGCACTCTGGACGCCCAGCACTACACCGCCGCCGATATCAAGGCCGACGCCGGGCTGGGCTCCGATCATGGCTACGCCGCCTATGTGCGCGAGGTCGACGCGCCCACGCCCGCTCGGTTCAATGCCGACCACCAGCGCCTGTACGAGGCCAGCGGCAGTGCCGGCAAGCTGGCGGTGTTCGCCGTACGCCTGGACACCTTCGCCGCCGAGCGCGACACCGCGGTGTTCTACATCGGCAGCAACGACACCGCCGACCTCACCCAGATCCGCCGGCACATGCTCGAACGGTTCGACGAGCTGCCGATCGCCGGCGAGTACATGCACCGCGACGCCTACGACGTGGCCGCCGAATACGGCAAGGACACGTTTCTGATGATCCACCACCTGGGCACCCAGCGCCTGCCCAAGTTGTTCGCCTTGAAGAGCCGCGCCGACACTTTTCTCAAGCGCTTTCCCTGGCTGCGTGCCAACCTCGCCGACCGTGTCCTGCAACTGGTGGCGCGTTGCTTTCCCGAGCACCTGCCGCCGCGCATTCGCGAGTTCCGCCAGCGCTATGAACACTACCTGATGCTAAAGGTGTCCGCCGGTTCGGTGGCGCCGACCCAGAAGCTGCTGGAAGAGCTGTTCGCCGGACGTGACGGTGATTTCTTCCGGTGCACCGCGGAGGAGGGCAGCAAGGCCTTCCTGCATCGCTTCGCTGCCGCCGGTGCCGCGGTGCGCTACCGCGCCGTGCACGATCGGGAGGTGGAGGACATCGTGGCGCTGGACATCGCCCTGGCGCGCAATGATCGCCAGTGGTTCGAGACGCTGCCCGCCGACATCGATCGGCAGATGATCGTCAAACTCTACTACGGGCATTTCTTCTGTCACGTGTTCCACCAGGACTACATCCTGCGCAAGGGCAGCGATTGTCTGGCGGTGGAGCATCGCATGTGGGCCCTGCTCGACGAACGCGGCGCAGAGTATCCGGCCGAGCACAACGTCGGCCATCTGTACCCGGCCAAGCCGGCGCTCAAGGCCTTCTATCAGCAACTGGACCCATGCAACGCCTTCAATCCGGGTGTCGGGCAGACTTCAAAGTGCCGCCATTGGCATGAATGA
- a CDS encoding sigma-54 interaction domain-containing protein → MQLLTLPPSPALATSIRATAQVFEDPKSKALLAHLEQVAPSDASVLIIGETGTGKELVARHIHNLSARRNKPFVAVNCGAFSESLVEAELFGHEKGAFTGALAAKAGWFEEANGGTLFLDEIGDLPMPIQVKLLRVLQEREVVRLGSRKSIPINVRVLAATNVLLEKAINAGHFREDLYYRLDVVSLELVPLRERPGDIIPLTRHFLEVYCKRLGYERATLSADAEHKLRHYSWPGNIRELENVIHHTLLICRNGVIERDDLRLSNMRIERAEDSPVVDDSVEASLDRLFQRLFDEQVGDLHEKVEDALLRSAYRFSHCNQVHTANLLGLSRNVTRTRLIKMGELAVNKRRPVADQPEVRALRLSI, encoded by the coding sequence ATGCAGCTTTTGACACTTCCCCCATCGCCAGCCCTCGCCACCTCCATCCGTGCCACCGCCCAAGTGTTCGAAGACCCGAAATCCAAGGCGTTGCTGGCCCATCTCGAACAGGTCGCACCCAGCGATGCCAGTGTGTTGATCATTGGTGAAACCGGCACCGGCAAGGAGTTGGTCGCCCGCCATATCCATAACCTCAGCGCAAGACGCAACAAGCCGTTCGTGGCCGTCAACTGCGGGGCCTTTTCCGAGTCGCTGGTGGAAGCCGAACTGTTCGGCCACGAAAAAGGCGCGTTCACCGGTGCCCTGGCGGCCAAGGCCGGGTGGTTCGAGGAAGCCAATGGCGGGACCTTGTTTCTCGACGAAATCGGCGACCTGCCGATGCCCATTCAGGTCAAGCTGCTGCGCGTACTTCAGGAGCGCGAAGTGGTACGCCTGGGTTCGCGCAAGAGCATTCCAATCAATGTGCGGGTACTGGCGGCAACCAATGTCTTACTGGAGAAGGCGATCAATGCCGGTCATTTCCGCGAAGACCTGTATTACCGCCTGGATGTAGTCAGTCTGGAACTGGTGCCGCTGCGCGAACGGCCTGGCGATATCATTCCGCTGACCCGGCATTTCCTCGAGGTGTATTGCAAACGCCTGGGCTACGAACGCGCCACATTGTCGGCCGACGCCGAGCACAAGCTGCGCCACTACAGCTGGCCGGGCAATATTCGCGAACTGGAAAACGTCATTCATCACACCTTGCTGATCTGCCGCAACGGCGTGATCGAGCGCGATGACCTGCGCCTATCGAACATGCGCATCGAGCGCGCCGAGGACAGTCCGGTAGTGGACGATTCGGTGGAGGCGTCACTGGATCGGCTGTTCCAACGGCTGTTCGACGAGCAGGTGGGCGATCTGCACGAGAAGGTCGAGGATGCTCTGCTGCGTTCGGCCTATCGGTTCAGCCATTGCAACCAGGTGCACACCGCCAACCTGCTCGGCCTGAGCCGCAACGTGACCCGCACGCGGCTGATCAAGATGGGCGAGCTGGCGGTGAACAAAAGGCGCCCGGTGGCAGATCAACCAGAGGTGCGGGCGCTGAGGTTATCAATCTGA
- a CDS encoding energy transducer TonB, with amino-acid sequence MNNLKAALEVRWHPVPGELLDLGRVFREPLGELRLQRAPKRILGRREAALLGVFALVLHGAVIYWISQTPTPVLPTVPPEIPPMTIEFSQPAPPPVVETPPPPPEPVAPVVEPPPPVEDELAAKPAPAPPLKPKPQPVVKKPVPKPVAKPVVQPPAPPQPVAAPTAPTPPAPAAPPAPQPLTPASANAGYLHNPAPEYPALAMRRNWEGTVLLRVHVLASGKPSEIQVQTSSGRSQLDDAALAAVKRWSFVPAKRGADPVDGWVSVPIDFKLR; translated from the coding sequence ATGAACAACCTCAAGGCCGCCCTGGAGGTGCGGTGGCATCCGGTACCCGGCGAATTGCTCGACCTGGGCCGGGTGTTCCGCGAACCCTTGGGCGAGCTGCGCCTGCAACGTGCGCCCAAGCGCATCCTCGGTCGCCGCGAGGCGGCATTGCTGGGCGTGTTCGCGCTGGTGCTGCATGGTGCGGTGATCTACTGGATCAGTCAGACGCCAACACCGGTACTGCCGACAGTGCCGCCAGAAATTCCACCCATGACGATCGAATTTTCCCAGCCTGCGCCACCGCCGGTGGTAGAGACGCCACCGCCGCCGCCCGAGCCGGTCGCGCCGGTTGTCGAACCGCCACCGCCTGTCGAGGATGAACTGGCAGCCAAGCCAGCACCAGCACCGCCGCTCAAGCCAAAGCCTCAGCCGGTGGTCAAGAAGCCGGTGCCCAAGCCGGTGGCCAAACCGGTCGTGCAACCGCCTGCGCCGCCGCAACCCGTGGCCGCACCGACGGCGCCCACGCCGCCTGCACCTGCGGCACCACCTGCGCCGCAACCGCTGACACCGGCTTCGGCCAATGCCGGCTACCTGCACAATCCGGCACCCGAATATCCCGCCCTGGCCATGCGTCGCAACTGGGAAGGGACCGTGCTGTTGCGGGTTCACGTGCTGGCCAGCGGCAAGCCCAGCGAAATCCAGGTACAGACCAGCAGCGGTCGCAGTCAGCTCGATGATGCCGCACTGGCAGCAGTGAAACGCTGGAGCTTCGTTCCGGCCAAACGGGGTGCCGACCCGGTCGACGGCTGGGTCAGCGTACCGATCGATTTCAAATTGCGCTGA
- a CDS encoding MotA/TolQ/ExbB proton channel family protein yields MNLLTESPFTSVEHSVIWLLILFSVATWGLALLKGLQFARLKGQDRKFHQQFWAASSLDSAAHLAQEQPGAAARVAQSGYAAIQVNEQAQTDLSQSINHQDRLERALRQQIVRERRSLETGLAVLASIGSTSPFIGLFGTVWGIMSALKGISAAGSASLETVAGPIGAALVATGVGIAVAVPAVLVYNYFLRRLKLTAADLDDFAHDFYSLAQKHSFRVLQHPALSRSGAAASGHKVKEAS; encoded by the coding sequence ATGAATCTTCTGACAGAATCTCCCTTCACCTCCGTCGAGCACTCGGTCATCTGGCTGCTCATCCTGTTTTCCGTTGCCACCTGGGGGCTGGCATTGCTCAAAGGCCTGCAGTTCGCTCGGCTCAAAGGGCAGGATCGCAAGTTTCACCAGCAGTTCTGGGCGGCATCGAGCCTGGATTCGGCCGCCCATCTGGCCCAGGAACAGCCCGGTGCAGCGGCCCGGGTCGCGCAGTCGGGGTACGCGGCCATCCAGGTCAACGAACAGGCGCAAACCGACCTGAGCCAGTCGATCAATCATCAGGATCGCCTCGAACGCGCCCTGCGCCAGCAGATCGTGCGGGAGCGGCGCTCGTTGGAAACGGGCCTGGCGGTGCTGGCCAGTATCGGCAGTACCTCGCCGTTCATCGGCCTGTTCGGGACGGTCTGGGGGATCATGTCGGCGCTCAAGGGCATCAGCGCGGCCGGCTCGGCCAGCCTGGAGACAGTGGCAGGCCCCATAGGCGCGGCGCTGGTGGCCACTGGCGTGGGGATCGCCGTCGCGGTGCCGGCGGTGCTGGTCTACAACTATTTCTTGCGTCGACTGAAACTGACCGCCGCCGACCTCGACGATTTCGCCCACGATTTCTACAGCCTGGCGCAGAAGCATTCCTTCCGCGTGCTGCAACATCCGGCCCTGTCTCGCAGCGGTGCTGCGGCTTCGGGCCACAAAGTGAAGGAGGCATCCTGA
- a CDS encoding ExbD/TolR family protein, which yields MAFSTQDTDEVLSEINVTPLVDVMLVLLVVFIVTAPLLTNSIPINLPKTEAVAPAEQKDPLVVSIDGQGKLFINKDEIQPDLLQTNLQTARQKDPDVRVQLQADDGVNYGEVARAMASIEKAGITKLAVITAK from the coding sequence ATGGCCTTTTCCACTCAAGACACGGACGAGGTGCTCAGCGAAATCAACGTGACGCCTTTGGTAGACGTCATGCTGGTGCTGCTGGTGGTGTTCATCGTCACCGCGCCGTTGCTGACCAATTCGATCCCGATCAACCTGCCCAAGACCGAAGCAGTGGCGCCTGCCGAGCAGAAGGACCCGCTGGTGGTGAGCATCGACGGGCAAGGCAAGCTGTTCATCAACAAGGACGAAATCCAGCCGGACCTGCTCCAGACCAACCTGCAGACCGCCAGGCAGAAAGACCCCGATGTGCGCGTACAACTGCAGGCCGACGACGGCGTCAACTATGGCGAAGTGGCCAGAGCCATGGCCTCCATCGAAAAGGCAGGCATCACCAAACTGGCGGTGATCACCGCCAAGTAG